A stretch of the Bombyx mori chromosome 12, ASM3026992v2 genome encodes the following:
- the LOC101741620 gene encoding uncharacterized protein LOC101741620 isoform X1, producing MTISFCLRNSLYISEDNFTLGYSLICQVYQQTGAGRFGRIGPFNVRQPSQFSTIQLAGRCALRFFYRDMCDIELLISLVKQHQCIWNVDHEDYHNPYNKEQAWKEICKEMCENWDKASPMERKRACALLRKKWKNLRLYYRDVVLKRYSPNLGGKQDRKYVYAEHLSFLLPIIMKCKTKFETVSCNGSTEPNPEPTEFETAYIQVKIEGEDDDTEELPLAERSAQSTGHSKQENTVDLNDDDTLFLLSLQSHMRDMDMTKKLDFKISVMDVVKECIPFA from the exons ATGACTATTAGTTTTTGCTTGCGTAATTCGTTGTACATATCAGAAGATAATTTTACATTAGGTTATTCACTCATTTGTCAAGTGTATCAACAAACCGGGGCGGGGCGTTTCGGTCGGATCGGGCCGTTCAATGTGCGTCAACCTTCACAATTTAGTACCATACAGCTAGCGGGACGGTGcgcattacgttttttttatcgcGATATGTGTGACATTGAACTGTTAATTTCACTCGTGAAACAACATCAATGCATCTGGAACGTGGATCATGAAGATTACCACAATCCATATAATAAAGAGCAAGCTTGGAAGGAGATATGTAAAGAAATGTGTGAGAATTGGGATAAAGCGAGTCCAATGGAAAGGAAGCGCGCTT GTGCGCTATTGAGGAAGAAATGGAAGAATTTAAGATTGTATTACCGAGACGTAGTATTGAAAAGATACAGTCCTAATTTGGGAGGAAAGCAAGACAGAAAATACGTGTACGCCGAACACTTATCATTCTTGTTGCCGATCATAATGAAATGTAAAACTAAATTTGAGACTGTAAGTTG CAACGGCAGTACAGAGCCTAATCCTGAACCCACTGAATTCGAAACGGCTTACATTCAAGTGAAGATAGAGGGAGAAGATGATGACACAGAAGAGTTGCCGCTAGCTGAGCGATCTGCTCAGTCCACTGGCCATAGCAAACAAGAAAACACCGTGGATTTAAATGATGATGACACATTATTTTTACTGAGTCTCCAAAGTCACATGAGAGATATGGATATGACAAAGAAATTGGATTTCAAGATTTCCGTCATGGATGTCGTGAAGGAATGTATTCCATTCGCTTGA
- the LOC101741620 gene encoding uncharacterized protein LOC101741620 isoform X3, protein MTISFCLRNSLYISEDNFTLGYSLICQVYQQTGAGRFGRIGPFNVRQPSQFSTIQLAGRCALRFFYRDMCDIELLISLVKQHQCIWNVDHEDYHNPYNKEQAWKEICKEMCENWDKASPMERKRAYMELKKKWNNVRDSYRKDVMKSQALGRNSRRYIYAAELEFMERIFLRNKSVFETINCESIKDHFQDSVDFNSEYLEEAFEPEFEFKAGSPSGNFKMATGNSNRRSLNSKDDDTLFLLSLRGYMKEMTREQKLHFKISILNLIKDCS, encoded by the exons ATGACTATTAGTTTTTGCTTGCGTAATTCGTTGTACATATCAGAAGATAATTTTACATTAGGTTATTCACTCATTTGTCAAGTGTATCAACAAACCGGGGCGGGGCGTTTCGGTCGGATCGGGCCGTTCAATGTGCGTCAACCTTCACAATTTAGTACCATACAGCTAGCGGGACGGTGcgcattacgttttttttatcgcGATATGTGTGACATTGAACTGTTAATTTCACTCGTGAAACAACATCAATGCATCTGGAACGTGGATCATGAAGATTACCACAATCCATATAATAAAGAGCAAGCTTGGAAGGAGATATGTAAAGAAATGTGTGAGAATTGGGATAAAGCGAGTCCAATGGAAAGGAAGCGCGCTT ATATGGAACTCAAAAAGAAATGGAATAACGTAAGGGATTCGTATCGTAAAGACGTTATGAAAAGTCAAGCCCTTGGTAGGAATAGTAGGAGGTACATATACGCTGCAGAATTGGAATTCATGGAGCGAATTTTCTTGAGAAATAAATCTGTATTCGAGACCATAAATTG CGAAAGTATAAAAGACCATTTTCAAGACAGCGTTGATTTTAATAGCGAATATTTGGAAGAAGCGTTCGAGCCTGAGTTTGAATTTAAAGCGGGGAGTCCCTCTGGAAACTTCAAAATGGCAACTGGAAATTCAAATAGAAGGAGTCTCAACAGTAAAGACGATGATACGTTATTCCTCCTGAGTCTCCGAGGCTACATGAAGGAAATGACGCGAGAGCAGAaactacattttaaaatttcaatactgAATTTAATTAAGGACTGTAGCTGA
- the LOC101741620 gene encoding uncharacterized protein LOC101741620 isoform X2 → MTISFCLRNSLYISEDNFTLGYSLICQVYQQTGAGRFGRIGPFNVRQPSQFSTIQLAGRCALRFFYRDMCDIELLISLVKQHQCIWNVDHEDYHNPYNKEQAWKEICKEMCENWDKASPMERKRACLECKKKWNNVRGNYQKDVIKRHLLGPKAKKVKKYYHADALSFLEPIILKNKTEFETVDCGTAEVSTETDEEDHTEPVEQKCIPIDDTTTELSEDTSLYPVIKIIEPKLETDEDTMFLLSFRSHMKEMTQRQKLNFKTAMLKLLKDSSSI, encoded by the exons ATGACTATTAGTTTTTGCTTGCGTAATTCGTTGTACATATCAGAAGATAATTTTACATTAGGTTATTCACTCATTTGTCAAGTGTATCAACAAACCGGGGCGGGGCGTTTCGGTCGGATCGGGCCGTTCAATGTGCGTCAACCTTCACAATTTAGTACCATACAGCTAGCGGGACGGTGcgcattacgttttttttatcgcGATATGTGTGACATTGAACTGTTAATTTCACTCGTGAAACAACATCAATGCATCTGGAACGTGGATCATGAAGATTACCACAATCCATATAATAAAGAGCAAGCTTGGAAGGAGATATGTAAAGAAATGTGTGAGAATTGGGATAAAGCGAGTCCAATGGAAAGGAAGCGCGCTT GCTTAGAATGTAAAAAGAAATGGAATAATGTCAGAGGGAACTACCAAAAGGACGTTATAAAAAGACATTTATTGGGGCCGAAagcaaaaaaagttaaaaagtatTACCATGCTGACGCATTATCTTTTCTGGAACCAATCATACTGAAGAACAAAACAGAATTCGAAACAGTCGactg TGGGACAGCAGAAGTTAGTACCGAGACAGACGAGGAAGACCACACAGAACCTGTAGAACAAAAATGTATACCAATTGATGATACAACAACAGAATTATCCGAAGATACATCATTATATCCtgtgataaaaataattgaaccgAAGCTTGAGACAGACGAGGATACAATGTTCTTACTGAGTTTTCGGAGTCATATGAAGGAAATGACACAGAGACAAAAACTAAACTTTAAGACTGCAATGCTCAAATTACTGAAAGATAGTTCGAGTATataa